From the Paenibacillus tianjinensis genome, the window TAAACTTCTGGTTGGTCTGTTTCTGCATGTGTTTCAAGCAGGGAGATAACCTATCAGTCGCGTTCCTTGGTATCCCATCAATTAAGAGTATTGAAGGAAGCAGAAATCGTTAGCGTTCGTAAATAAGGGGCAATCAATTACTACCGCCTGGATGTACAAAGCAAGCTGAGTTTCCTGAAAAATCTGGCTCAGGAAATCGATAATGCGCTTTCGTACTGCAAATTGCCTTCTAACGGGAGGGAAGAGCAATGAACAAAAACATTAAGGCCAGAAACGGCGTTCTTATTCCCAAATTGGGCTTTGGCGTATATAAAATACCTAAAGGGCAAGCTTTTGAACAATCAAACGGCGAAGCGATTCGTGGACAACAGAGTTCGGCTACATGGCGACGAAAAAAGCGTTCGAACAAACCTGCAGAAAGCTGAACGTCACCTATCTTGATATGTATTTGATATTCTTTGCCGGCCCACAATATGTGGAAGCTTGGAGGGCAATATAAGAGCTATACCCTGAGGGAAGAATCAAAGTAATCGGCGTTGCTTATTTTGAGATCGGGTATCTGGATCATTTGATGAAGCATCGTCTATTCTGCCGATGATCAATCAGGTCGAAACCCATCCGTAATTTCCGCAGCATGAGTTGCATGAATATATGATTCGGCACCAGATTGTGCACGAAGCCGAGGTGTAAACCGATTCAGCTCGGTTTAGATCGTATTAGTTTACTTAGTTGTTGAGAAGAGGGCGCTTATGAAGTCGTCTCATGGGTTTAATAAGGCGATGCTATAGGGAATGGAGGGGTACCAGTCGTTGGACGGGTGCCTTTTTAGTGCTATGTGGTTTCTGATTTATTTGGAAAGGAAAGTCTAGAAACTGCTAACGAAGTTTGAATAAGATTTAACATGTGGATACTAAGTGAACGTTATTGAAATCATAAATAATTTATCCGAAAAATTCCTTCATCATGGAAATACCTATAGTGGAATTTTTGTTATAATGTGGTGATTAAACTGAAGGGGTTGATAATGATTAATTGTTCAAGAAAAGTGTTAAAACTCATATCATTCTCGATTTTATTACTTATGGTTATTGGAATGAGTACGGCTTGCGACCCATCTTCGAAAAATAAGTCTTCTTTTTACGAATCCACTAACAGTACCTCTTTAAGTGATGAAGATATCCAATCCATTTCCTTAAATTCAACTGAGACAGATGTACTTAATGTTTTTGGTGAACCCGATTTTAAGGATGAAGTGAAGTCACCGAAATCTGTGCATTTCATTTATGGAAAGGAACAGTCCCGTTTCGACGTCGATTTCCTATTAATGAATAATAAGGTAGCGAGATATCATATAGGCAGCACTAAGTATAAAACAAACCGGGACATTACGTTAAACAACTCTAAGGAAGATGTTATTTCCGCATATGGTAAGAACTCTTATACACGATCCGATACAGGAGCGGAAATTATTGGTTACTTTGATAAGGTGAATGGCACTAATCTTGAATTTGGATTTTCCAAAAACAAAGTCATTACGATTATTTACTCGTATTATACATATTCTAAATGAGTTACGTAATAATGATGACATTGACTGAAAAAGTTATATCCGCGGCTGGAGGGGGCCATGCTTCTCCCGGTAAAATTGGAACAGTGAGATTTGAGCAGATGTGCGTTTCCATAGGGTTCCTTTCTTGGTGGGCTTCGACAATTCCGAGAACCTTCTCTGCGAATTCACCCGACAAGCGACAACAGACCAACGGCCACTCCGCTAACAGCCTCACTTGCGGCAAGGACGGCTGTGAAGTACACTTTCAGTATCTAAAGCTAAGGACGTGTTATGGATGAATGCAGAAAGGGTAATGCAGGAGCTCGAAGCCCTCGGCAAGGAACGCACGAAGAAAATGTACTGCTCAAACGGTGCACAGGAGCCGTTGTTCGGCGTGGCAACCGGAGCGATGAAGCCGATTTTCAAGCAGACCGGGATTAATCAGGAGCTGGCTGAGCAGCTGTATGCTACAGGCAACTATGACGCGATGTATTTTGCCGGGATTATTGCCGATCCGAATGGCATGACCGAAGCTGATTACGACCGGTGGATGGATGCTGCCTACTTTTATATGCTGTCCGATTTTGTGGTGGCGGTGACCCTCGCGGAGGCTGAGATTGCCCAGCAGGTGGCCGATAAATGGATTGCCAGCGGGGAGGATTTGCGGATGTCGGCGGGCTGGAGCTGTTACTGCTGGCTGCTCGGCAACCGGAAGGATGCGGAATTCGATGCAGACAAGCTGGCCGGCATGCTGGAGCGGGTGAAGAATACCATTCACGATGCGCCCGAAAGGACCAAATATTCCATGAATAACTTCCTCTACACAGTGAGCATATCTTATGTGCCGCTTCATGAGCAGGCCGTCGCAACAGCCAAAGAGGTAGGACCGGTAGAAGTCGGGGACGGCAAGGGAAAGAGCAAGCACATTCATGCCTATGCGAATATTGAGAAAGCTATGGATAAAGGGCAGAAGCCCGGATTCAAGCGCCGGCATGTGAGATGCTGAGGAACTCCAGACAGATTTATATATAGGAAAAGTTATTAAAGGGACAAGCCGGCGGCTTGTCTTTTTTTATGTATTGCTAAGAGCAGCAGTCTGTGATATTTTTGTGATGAAAATATTTACTTGACGTTAACCGTTGTCTTATTGTAAACATTTCCTTTTTTTCGGTAAAAGGTTAACAAAAGCATAGCTGAATTTAACCTGGCTCTCTTAAGCTCCTGGCGCACAGACGGAAATGTACAAAAATAAGTAATTCAAATGATTAAATATCAAAAAGCCTGCAGCCTGGCGGCATCCTATAATGAAAGCGGAAACAATGATAAAGCGCAAAAGGAACGGGGAACGTAAGCTGTATTTTTGCGGATCATGAAAGCGATTAAATAAAGGGAGATGGATACTATGCAATCGACGAATTTGGCAAATGAACTTCTAGTACCCGCAGCGGCAGCGCCTCAGGCCGACGGTAAATTAGGCTTCAGGGAAAAAATCAGCTACGGACTGGGGGATTTGGGCTCCAACCTGATGTGGGAGATTGTCGGAAGCTTCCTGCTTTATTTTTATACTGACGTTGCCTTAATTCCGGTAGCAGCTACAGGCACTCTGATTCTGGTTGCACGGATTCTTGATTCAATCATAGACCCGGTTATCGGCGGCATGGTCGACCGGACCAATACGAAGTACGGCAGATCGAAGCCGTATATCCTGTTTGGCATTATACCGTTTGCCATTATGCTGATTCTGACCTTCACCAGCCCTGATATTTCTGTAACCGGCAAAATCATTTATGCCTCCGTTACCTACATTATCGCCGGCCTGCTGTACTCCCTGGTGAATGTACCCTACGGTGCGCTTATGCCAATGATGACTAGAAGCGGGGATGAGAAGAACCAGCTGTCCAGCTTCCGGATGGTCGGTATGGCTGCCGGCAGTATTATCGTAACCGCTTTAACAACGCCTATGGTCGAATTTTTCGGCGGAGGAAATGAAAAGACAGGTTATCTGTTCACTACAGTCGTATTCGCCGTACTCAGCGCCATTATGTTCCTCATAGTCTATAAAAATTGTAAAGAACGTTATGTAGAGCCTGTATCTGCTGTTAAACAAAAAGGGGCCTTGCTTCAGACTTATAAAAGCGCATTCAAGAATACACCTTGGGTAGCTACGATATTGTTCTCGCTGCTGCTCTTCGTCCGGACAGGTGCCATTGTCTCGATCACGATTTATTTCTGCCTGCATGTACTGCACAACCCGAGAATGATCTCCATCCTGCTTCCGTCGCTGTATGTATCTATCCTGTTCTCTGCCGCTATTACTCCAGCATTCCTGCGGAAGTTCAAGCAGCGTAAGGGCAACATTATCGCCAATGTTTGTTTTATGATCGGAGTAGCGATTATGCCGATGCTTGAAAATAATATGACCCTGTTCGTCGGCGTATGGTTCCTGGCTAATGTGATCGGCGGAATCAGCTCCGGTGCCGTGTTCAGTATGATCGCCAATTCCGTCGACTACAACGAATGGAAATTCAACAAAAAGGCCGAAGGCACCCTGTACGCCGGCTACAGCTTTGCAACAAAAGTCGGAATGGCACTGGGCAGCGCTGTTGTGGGATATACACTGGCTATGTCCGGCTATAATGCTGAAAATGTAACACCTGAGGCTTCCTCTGCCATCAATGTATTATTCTTTGCGATTCCGCTTGTGTGTACGGTACTGCAGATTATTGCCGTTTCCTTCTACAAGCTGGATGCCATTCATCCTCAGGTGGTCCGTGAACTGGAACAAAGAAGAAGCGCAGTATAACCAAGCTTGTAAACGGTAGTTCAGAACTGGAAGTTTGCAATGCTGTAAGGTTTCGGACTTATGGCATTGCTTTTTTTTGCAACAAAAGATTACTATAAGTAAATGATTGAACAACAGTACATAATTAGAGGGAGAAGTGTGCAATGGATAAAAGTCAAAAGCTGTACGTAGGCATTGATCTGGGAGGGACCTCGGTTAAGGTGGGGTTATGCGATCGTCTCGGGAAGCTGCTGGCTGTATACGAAGGGCCGACTGAAGCGGAAAAGCGTGCTGAAGGCGTGCTGCAGAACATTGAGCTGTATGTGAGAGAGCTTGTGGGACGGGAAGGCTGTGACTGGGAGCAGATTGCCGGAATCGGAGCTGGCATTCCCGGGTTCCTGGATATGGAGACCGGAGTGGTCAAGGCTTCTCCCAATCTGGGCTGGAAGGATGTGCCGGTCAAAGCCATTCTGGAAGAAAGACTCGGCAAAGAGGTGCGGATCGACAATGATGCCAATGTGGCTGCACTCGGGGAAGTGTGGAGCGGCGCCGCTGCGGGAATTCCGAATGCAGTGTGCTATACCCTTGGAACCGGCGTAGGCGGGGGGATTATTATCAAGAATGTGCTCTGTCAGGGCTACAGCGGCATGGGCGGCGAAATCGGGCATCTGGGTGTTGTGCCTGCAGAAGAAGCCATTACCTGCGGCTGCGGGCAAAAGGGCTGCCTGGAAACTGTATCCTCCGCTACCGGCATTATTTATATGGCCAAAGAAGCCGTGATCCGCGGGGAACAAACCTCACTCGCCCATATCCGTGAACTTACCGCCAAGGATGTGCTGGACGCGGCCAAAGCCGGTGATCAAGTAGCGGCGCGGATTGTGGACAGGGCTGCAGACTATCTGGGTAAATCCATGGCACTGCTGTCGGTCGTGGTCAACCCGCAGCGTTTTGTGATCGGCGGCGGTGTGGCCAAGGCAGGCAGCTTCCTGCTGGATCAGATTGACCATCACTTCCGTAAGTATGCCCTGGAAAATGCCAAGACAAATGTTGATATTGTACCGGCTATCCTGGGCAACAATGCGGGCGTGGTAGGTGCGGCCGGGCTTCATGTATTCGGATGAGCAAGGTGATACACAGTATGGCGGTCAGTATCGGTGAGATTACACAGGTGAACAGCCAGTTCGCCCGGGATACTGGGTTGATCGCCTAGCAGGCGAACGGGATTCTGCAGTAGAGCGTGGTGGTAGCCGGTACTGCCGGGCAGACAGAAAAGAGCGCGGAGGAGCTGAGGAACGGGATTGCCCGCTTCCGGGTGTAATCCGGCTTGCTTTTTAGACCCCCCTGTATTATTCTAACAATGATTAACTACGGATTAATGGTTTACTATCAAACATGGGGGAGATGTTTTAAATGGCTACGACTTGGCATCAGGATGTGCGGAACCGGAACCGTGAAGAGTTCATTCTGGCTGGCCAGCATACGCTGATTGAGCGCAATTTTACTAATGTAGGTCTTAAAGAGATATGTGAACGGGCGAATCTGAGCAAGGTTACCTTCTATAAATGTTTCAATTCACTGGACGAGCTGATCTTTGCGGTACAGCAAAAAGTACTGGGTGAACTGACCGTGTTCATCGAGGAGCATACCGCATCCCGCAGCAGCGGCCTGGAGAGTGTGGAAGGATACCTGGATGTCTGGATTCAGTTTCTGGAGAACCATCCGGATTATTTGAAATACATCGGATTTTTTGATCATACCTACCGTGACCACTATCCAAACGAGGAGCTGCAGGCGACCTACCGGGAACTGGTCAGCGACGGTACCATCGGGCGGGTGCTGCATAATTATATTGAGCAGGGTGTGCGGGACGGCTCGATTCGCTCTGAGCTGCAGCTGCAGAAGACCAGCCTGTTTATTTTCGAGATGATCATCAGCCTGATGCAGCGTCTGGCCTTCCGAGGCAAGCTGCTGCAGGAGGAGCACGGAGTCGACGTGAAGGAGCTCGCGGATACTTCCAAGGCGTTTGTGCTGCATTATTTGAAAAAATAGCCTAAATGGCGGACGACCGGCAGAAATGCCGTCGGTTAACGGCAGACTTAGCGGATTCCTTGTGGGGAATCCGCTTTTTGTGCGCTCTGAGCCTAGAGGGAGCAGGTCCGCCAGTGGAATCAAAGGCAAAAATGCCTTTGAATTAGCCCTAAGCGGGCTGGGCGAGCGAATCAAAGGCAAAAATGCCTTTGAATTGGCCCTGAGCGGGCCGGACGAGCGAATCAAAGACAAAAATGCCTTTGAATTGGCCCTAAGTGGGCCAAGCGAGCGAATCAAAGGCAAAAATGCCTTTGAATTGGCCCTAAGTGGGCGGGGCGAGCGAATCAAAGGCAAAAATGCCTTTGAATTGGCCCTGAGCGGGCCGGACGAGCGAATCAAAGGCAAAAATGCCTTTGAATTGGCCCTGAGCGGGCCGGACGAGCGAATCAAAGGCAAAAATGCCTTTGATTCTGCCCTGGACGGGCCGGATGAGCAAATCAAAGGCAAAAATGCCTTTGATTTCGTCCTGATCGGAGCCGCCCCGGGCCGCAGAAATGATTGCGTTTTCTCTTGCAAAGCAAGACAAATAGTGATAAAGTAATATTAAAGAGTTACTTACAGTTAACCATTAATTATATATAAACTATTACACGGCTTATTAAGAAAGGGAGCGCGCATATGAAGCTGGGAATTATTGCTGCAGTCAACGAGGAAAGCTTTGTTCAGGCCAAAAGCAGAGGTTTGAGTTTTCTGGAATTCACCATTAATGAGGGGGATAACGTCGACGAATTTACCAGTCAGGTTGAACAGATCGCTGAATGGTCTTCCAAGTATGATATAGAGTTCGGCTCAATCGGACGCTGGAAATCGCTGCGGATTAATGAGCAGGGCGGGATCATCCGTGAAGAGCTGGAGCGTTGCTTCAAGCTGATTGATGCTGCAGCCCGGCTGAATTGCCCGAGCTTCGTGGCCGGCTGCAACTATGTGGAAGAGCTGTCGCTGTATGAGAACTGCACGGCGGCGATCGCTTTTTTCAGTGAGCTGATTGCCTACGCCAAGCCTAAGAATGTCGCAGTCTCCTCCTATAACTGCCGTAAAGTAAACTTTGTAAATACTCCGGATATCTGGCGGATTATTCATGGGCATCTGCCGGAGCTGGGCATCAAATTTGATCCATCGCATGCCCGCTTCTTCGGAGGGGATTATCTGCAGGAGACGCTGGATTGGGGGCACCGGTTCACCCATGTGCATCTCAAAGGCTCGCTGCTTGTAAACGGGCAGAAGGTGGATGAACCGCCGGCCGGGATGGACCAGACCGATTGGCCTTCATTTATAGCTACACTGAGAGCAACCGGATATGACGCCGGACTCAGTATTGAACCGCGCAAATCCGCGCTTCCGGACCATCTGGCTGACAAAGGCATAGATTTCTCCGCGGCCTATTTCAAAAAGCTGCTGCTTGAAGATTAAAAAGAGGTGATTACATTGACAGATAAATTAAAATACGCGCTGATCGGCGCAGGCGGAAATGCCGAGAAGAAGCATATCCACGGCTATCTGGCTCTTGAGGATGTTGAGGTTGTTGCCATCTGCGATATTGATGCAGGCAAGGCAGCCAAGATGGCGGAGAAGTACAATGTGCCGGGTGTATACAGTGACTATAAGGAGATGTTCCTCAAAGAACGTCCCGATATCGTCAGCATTGTTACGCCTAACTACCTTCATGCAGAAATTACCGAATTCGCCTTGGCACATGGCGCCCATGTCCACTGTGAGAAGCCGCTCAGCATCAGCAGTGAGGAAGCCCACCGCATTATTGCTGCCCGCGACCGTTCCGGCAAGCAAGTCATGATCGGCCTTAACAACCGTTTCCTTAATGAAGCTGTCTTCCTGAAAAAGTGGATTGATGACGGTAATCTCGGCAACATCTACAATGCCAAAGCAGGCTGGATCCGGCGCAGCGGCATCCCGGGCAGAGGGACCTGGTTCACCGATAAGGATCGTTCCGGCGGCGGGGTTATGATTGACCTGGGCGCCCACTATCTGGACCTTGCTCTGTATTTTATGGGCTTGCCCAAGGTTTCCTATGTGGCCGGCAGCATCCACCAGAACTTTGTCCATACAACCGCCCGGAACCGCAACGGCTACAAAGGAATTGAAGGCGGCCTGTTTAATGTGGAGGATGCCGCAACCGGTTACCTAGGACTGGAAAACGGGGCCAGCCTGTCATTTGATTTCAGCTGGGCCTCCAACATTGAAGAGGACCGTTTCTACGTGGAGCTGATGGGCTCAAAGGGCGGAGCCAGCCTTATTAACGGGCAGCTGAAGCTGTTCGGCGAAAGCTCGGATATCTGTCTGGATATTACCCCGAAGCTGAAGCTGAACCCGACGCTGCAACTGAAGAACGAGTTCCGGCATTTTGTTGACAGTATCCGGCATGGAGGCAGTACGCTGGTTGCCCCGGCGGAAGACGGCCTGTATTTTGCTGAAATCGTAGATGCTTTCTATCAAAGCGCTGCAGCAGGCGCACCTGTGATTTTGAAGCAGGAGCAGCCGGTAGCAGTTGTCAGATAAAGCTTTAATATTGTACGAGGCATGCGGCATTCCTGAAGAACGATTCAGGGATGGCGCATGTTTTTTTTACGTTTAAAAACGATTACAAATTTTAAAAATAACATCTTGCCAAACAAATACGGAAGTGATATTGTATGAACAGGAAGTTTACTATCAGTAAATGATTTAACAAAAGATAATTATTAATTGGTAGTAAATAACTTCGAAACCTTTCATTCAGGAGGAAACTAACATGAGCAAAAAATTGAGATTCGGATTCATCGGCTGCGGCGGGATCGCCAATCAGAAGCACTTCCCGGCACTTGCCGCTCTTAGTGAAGAAGCAGAACTTGTAGCATTCTGTGATATCGTCGAGGAGCGTGCGGCTAAGGCTGCCAAGCAATACGGGATTGAAAATGCAAGCGTATACACAGATTACAAGGAACTGCTGAAGGACGAAACGCTGGATGTAGTACATGTCCTGACTCCAAATGTGTCCCACTCCTACATTACGGTTGATGCGCTGGAAGCCGGCAAGCATGTACTGTGTGAAAAGCCGATGGCCATTAGCACCGAGGAAGCACAGAAAATGCTGGATGCCGCCAAGCGTACCGGCAAAAAGCTGACGATCGGCTACCAGAACCGTTGCCGCGTGGATTCACTGGCTCTTCATGAAGCCTGCGAAAATGATGAGCTTGGTGAAATTTATTTTGCCAAAGCACATGCTGTACGCCGTAAAGCCGTTCCGACCTGGGGTGTGTTCCCGGACAAATCGAAGCAGGGCGGCGGCCCGCTGATTGATATCGGTACCCATGCACTGGATCTGACCCTGTGGAACATGAACAACTACAAACCAAAAATGGTTGTCGGCTCGACTTACCAGAAGCTGAGCAACAACCCGATGGGCAACATGTTCGGACCTTGGGATCCTGAAACCTTTGAAGTGGAAGACTCCGCATTCGGCTTCATCAAGATGGAGAACGGTGCAACGATTTATCTGGAAGCCGCATGGGCGCTCAACGTGCTGGACGGCAAGGAAGCCCAGGTTACGCTGTGCGGAACCAAGGCCGGTGCGGAAATGCGCGGCAAAGCATTCCTGGATGAAGGATATGTGGTGTTCAACTCTGCACAGCACGGTCAGCTGGTTGAAACCGGCCCGTCTGACGGCGGCGGTGTAGCTTACTTCAGCGGAGAGAGCCGCAGAGCGAACGATGTGGAAGCACGGATGTGGCTGGATGCGTTGCTTAACGACAAAGAGCCGCTGGTTAAACCGGAGCAGGCCCTGGTTGTAACACAAATTCTTGAAGCGATCTACAAATCGGCAGAAACAGGCGAGCCGGTATTCTTCTAAAAAGAAGGAGTTGTAACAATGAAACTTGGAGTATTCTCTGTATTGCTGCAGCAGCTGCCTCTGGAGGAAGCGCTGGATATCATCGCCTCCAAAGGACTGGATGCTGTGGAATTGGGAACCGGCGGCTATCCCGGCAATCATCACTGCAAGCCCGATGAGCTGCTGGCTGATGCCGGCAAGCTGAAGGCCTTCAAGCAGCAGTTTGAATCCAGAGGGCTAAGCATCAGCGCACTGAGCTGCCACGGCAATCCGCTGCATCCGCAGAAGGCCGTTGCCCGTCAGTACCATGATGAATTCATGAAGACACTCGACCTTGCCGAGCGTCTGGAGGTTCCGGTTGTTGTCGGTTTCTCAGGCTGTCCTGGTGACTCTGATGATGCGAAGGTTCCCAACTGGCCGGTTGCACCGTGGCCGAACGAATACGGCGAGCTGCTGGCCTGGCAATGGGAGCAGAAGGTTATTCCCTACTGGAAGGAAACCGGACGTTACGCACAGGACAAAGGGCTGAAGATTGCGCTGGAAATGCATGGCGGCTTCTCCGTCCATACACCGGCTACACTGCTGAAGCTGCGCGACGCAGCGGGCGAAGCCATCGGGGCCAACCTTGATCCAAGCCACATGTGGTGGCAGGGCATTGATCCGCTGCAGGCGATCCAGATTCTCGGCCGGGCCGGCGCACTGCATTACTTCCATGCCAAGGATACGGTTATTGATCCGGTCAACGTCAACCGTTACGGGGTTACGGATATGCAGCCGTACACGGCACTGCTGGACCGGGCCTGGAATTTCCGCTCTGTCGGCTATGGCCATGACAGCAAAACCTGGGCTGATCTGATCAGCACATTGCGGCTGGTCGGCTATGATTATGTCATCAGCATTGAACATGAGGATGGACTGATGTCGGTAGGAGAGGGCTTCTCCAAAGCGGTGGATACCCTGAAGCCGCTGCTCATCCGTGAGCCGGCAGCAGAGATGTGGTGGGTCTGATCTACGGATAACAACAGGAAAGGAGCTGTGCAATGGAGAAGTCCGAACATCCTATACTGCGGATTATACCCCGCTTGTCATTACAAACGTCGATTATTACCGAACGGGATTCCGGCTCCGTTGCCAGTCCCGATATCCTGATTGTCTATGTGCTGCGGGGCAACCTGACCGTGCAGCGGCAGGAGCGGAAGCTTGCGCTCGGGCCGCATGAGTTCATCCTGTTTAATCCGTTTGAGGAGCATAAGCTGAGCGCCGGGAAGGATGTATTAGCCGCCCGGTTCAGGGTTCCCCAGGAGCTGCTGACCTTCTTCGGCGGCCAGGAGGAGACAAGGTTCTTCTGCTGCTCCGTGCGGGAGCGCAAGGAAAGCGACGATGAGCTGCGGAGCATGTTCACAGAAATTCTTCAGGGGCGCATCCGGAATAAAACGATGCATCCTGTTGTGGAAATTAAACTGACCTTCGAGATGCTTCATTTGTTGCTAAGCCACTACACGGTAAAAACAGCAGCATCCGGCTCGATGCTTACGCTTAACAAGCCGAATCAGCGGCTGATGGAGATTTGCTCATATATGCTGGCGAACTACCGGCAGCCGCTGACTCTAAATGAAGTGGCCGAACAGCATTATGTATCCGTACCCTATCTCTCCAAGTCATTCAAGAAAGAAACAGGCATGACATTCTCGGAATACCTGAACCAGATCCGTCTCGATCATGCGATGGCCCATCTGCTTTATACAGACCAGCCGATTACGCGGATTGCGCTGGACAGCGGGTTCCCCAGTCTGACCGCGTTCAACCGGGTCTTCCGGGAAGCATATCAGCTGACACCTTCCCAGTACCGGAAGGCGGCACTGGAATCCTGTCCGGCACGATCAAGTGAAGAAGAAAGCTCTGCGCTTGCGGAAAATGCCGATTTGGAAGAGCTGGAAGCGCTGATCAGTAAGCACAATACGCAGGATGCCTCTATTGTTACGGTTCAGGCTGTGCCGAAGCAGGCAGCCGGCTATAAAAGAGTCTGGAAGGAAATCATCAACATCGGCTATGCCCGCGATCTACTGAATTCCGATCTGCAGGAGCAGCTGCCGCTGATCCGCACCGATCTGGGCTTCTCGTATGCCCGGGTGTGGGGGATCTTCAGCGAAGAGATGATGATCGAGGACCCGTCGGACCCGGATAACGGCTATAACTTCAGCAATATCGATAAGCTGATCGATATTCTGATCCGCAACAATCTGCGGCCGTACCTTGAACTGGGCGACAAGCCGAAGCTGATCCAGAAGAATGCCGCCCAGAAGATGGGAAAAGCTCCCGCGGTACACCGGCAGAGAGGGGCGGAGCAATGGAAACGGCTGATCCGCTCCTTCCTCATTCACTGCATTAACCGCTACGGCAGCGAAGAAGTGGAGAGCTGGTATTTTGAGCTATGGCACTCCAGCAAGCATGCGTTTCTGTTTGAGGAAGTGGACCATCTGGTCAGCACCGCTTACCAGCCGGATGAAATGGAGCAATGGTTCAATGAGTATTTTGTCCGGTTCGATCTGACCTGGAGGGAACTAAAGGAGCTTTTGCCTGCGGCGAAGCTTGGGGGCTGCGGATTAAGCATGGATCTCGAGGGGCGCTTTCTGCCGCTTCTGGTGGACAAGTGGGGTCGTAGAGAGATCGTTCCGGATTTCCTGTCCGTCTATCTCTATCCGTATGAATTCACTACACCTGCTGACGGGAGTACCCCGGTATTCGCACATTCAGCCGATGAACAATGGATTCTGCACACCATCCAAGCGGTCAGACAGTCGCTGGCCGATCATGGACTGGAAGATTTGCCGCTGCATGTATCGGAGTGGAACTTCAGTATTTCGAGCAGGGACTCGCTCAATGACAGCATCTTCAAGGCATCCTATATCCTCAAAAATATGACGGATGTGCTTGGCGAGCAGGTGCTGATGGGCTACTGGCTCTACTCTGATATTTTCAGCGAGT encodes:
- a CDS encoding sugar phosphate isomerase/epimerase family protein, with product MKLGVFSVLLQQLPLEEALDIIASKGLDAVELGTGGYPGNHHCKPDELLADAGKLKAFKQQFESRGLSISALSCHGNPLHPQKAVARQYHDEFMKTLDLAERLEVPVVVGFSGCPGDSDDAKVPNWPVAPWPNEYGELLAWQWEQKVIPYWKETGRYAQDKGLKIALEMHGGFSVHTPATLLKLRDAAGEAIGANLDPSHMWWQGIDPLQAIQILGRAGALHYFHAKDTVIDPVNVNRYGVTDMQPYTALLDRAWNFRSVGYGHDSKTWADLISTLRLVGYDYVISIEHEDGLMSVGEGFSKAVDTLKPLLIREPAAEMWWV
- a CDS encoding GH39 family glycosyl hydrolase; protein product: MEKSEHPILRIIPRLSLQTSIITERDSGSVASPDILIVYVLRGNLTVQRQERKLALGPHEFILFNPFEEHKLSAGKDVLAARFRVPQELLTFFGGQEETRFFCCSVRERKESDDELRSMFTEILQGRIRNKTMHPVVEIKLTFEMLHLLLSHYTVKTAASGSMLTLNKPNQRLMEICSYMLANYRQPLTLNEVAEQHYVSVPYLSKSFKKETGMTFSEYLNQIRLDHAMAHLLYTDQPITRIALDSGFPSLTAFNRVFREAYQLTPSQYRKAALESCPARSSEEESSALAENADLEELEALISKHNTQDASIVTVQAVPKQAAGYKRVWKEIINIGYARDLLNSDLQEQLPLIRTDLGFSYARVWGIFSEEMMIEDPSDPDNGYNFSNIDKLIDILIRNNLRPYLELGDKPKLIQKNAAQKMGKAPAVHRQRGAEQWKRLIRSFLIHCINRYGSEEVESWYFELWHSSKHAFLFEEVDHLVSTAYQPDEMEQWFNEYFVRFDLTWRELKELLPAAKLGGCGLSMDLEGRFLPLLVDKWGRREIVPDFLSVYLYPYEFTTPADGSTPVFAHSADEQWILHTIQAVRQSLADHGLEDLPLHVSEWNFSISSRDSLNDSIFKASYILKNMTDVLGEQVLMGYWLYSDIFSEFRDSRRLLHGGAGLISKNGIKKPAYYAFAFLNRMGKHLIGRGRDYMLTKRSGDRYQLLCFHYRHSDLSGYGESEPVPVPDELQESGTGSRPLERKFRLEGLKDGSYRLKRSSVSSERGSILKEWKKFGAVHDIRPDEIMFLKQICVPDISVEHVEVKGGRIEISSSLRAHEMCLIELELRMDTL